CAAGATCTTTCTCAAGCCGGTCCGAAAGGGAAAGAAGCAGGAAAGAGCCCAATATTGGACGCTTCAACCAAACGGTGAGCGCCGCTCACCGGTCGTCTTGCGGGACCGTTGAATGGCGTACTTGCCGAGCGTCGTCTCACCGTGCGCAATCGCCAGTCACATGCCGCCGGCCAGGTTCACGAGTGGGTGCGACTGCGGCTGCGGGATCACCACCTTCGGCGGGACGGAGGTGGGCGTCGGCTTGGGCTTCGGCTTGTGCGACTTCCTGGCGACCTTCGGGGCGGAGCTCCCGCCGAACAGTGATCTTGGTCGACACCGTTCCAGCAGGAGCCCTGTTGTGGTCTGCACTGGCTTGACACAGCCGCCACCACGTTGACTGAGCGGCCTTGCTTCTAGATCTGGACGAGCGGGAGCCGCCGCACCCCGGTCAGGGTCGGCGTGGGAATGAACCGCACCGGATCCTCAGGATCCGTGCGCAGCCGCTCGAACCGGTCGAGCAGGATGTTCAGCGCGACCCGCCCCTCCAGCCTGGCCAGGGGAGCGCCGAGGCAGAAGTGGATGCCGCGGCCGAAGGCGAGGTGCGGGTTGGGGTCGCGGTGCGGGTCGAAGGCGCCGGGGTCGGGGAACTGCCGGGGGTCCCGGTTGGCCGCCCCGAGCCAGCACATGACCATCTGGTCGGCCGGGATGCGTACGCCGCCGAGCTCCGCCTCGCGGGTGGTGGCCCGGCCGAGCGCCGCGAACGGCGTGAACAGCCGCAGCGACTCCTCGATCACGGCCGGGATCGAGTCGCGGTCGGCCCGCGCCCTGTCCTGCTGCTCGGGGAAGGCGTCCAGGCACAGCACCGTGTTGCCGAGCAGCATCGTCGTGGTGATGTGCCCGGCGAGCAGGAGCAGGATCGCGAAGTTGACCACCTGGTCGTCGGGCAGGCGCTCGCCGTCCACCTCGGCCTCGACCAGCCTGGTGAGCAGGTCGGCGCGCGGCTGCCGGCGGCGCTGCGCGGCGTGGCCCCCGAGGTAGTCCGACATCTCCTTCCACGGCTTCATCACCGCCTGGAGCTCCGCCTCCCGCTCGTCCGCCGGCCTGTTGACCGAGACCTCGGCGTCGCGCTGGAACAGCGCGTCGGCCCACTGCTTGAACAGGGCGCGGTCGCCGCTGGGGATGCCGAGCAGCTCGGCGATGACGATGACGGGAAGGGGATAGGCCAGGTCCGCCACGAGCTCGAACCGCTCCCGAT
The nucleotide sequence above comes from Nonomuraea gerenzanensis. Encoded proteins:
- a CDS encoding cytochrome P450 gives rise to the protein MADIVERYDIPVQHFWLHGPRSGPAVEFAADAGMWNVYGYPELHEVLGDPATFSSDTMRVVPESMKPSKEDFSLDGFITQIDPPAHGKLRKLVSSAFTRKVVADLEPRIAALTHELLDAARDRERFELVADLAYPLPVIVIAELLGIPSGDRALFKQWADALFQRDAEVSVNRPADEREAELQAVMKPWKEMSDYLGGHAAQRRRQPRADLLTRLVEAEVDGERLPDDQVVNFAILLLLAGHITTTMLLGNTVLCLDAFPEQQDRARADRDSIPAVIEESLRLFTPFAALGRATTREAELGGVRIPADQMVMCWLGAANRDPRQFPDPGAFDPHRDPNPHLAFGRGIHFCLGAPLARLEGRVALNILLDRFERLRTDPEDPVRFIPTPTLTGVRRLPLVQI